From a region of the Triticum aestivum cultivar Chinese Spring chromosome 7D, IWGSC CS RefSeq v2.1, whole genome shotgun sequence genome:
- the LOC123165042 gene encoding 26S proteasome regulatory subunit S10B homolog B isoform X2, translating into MAEADDAAAARRRTVITEYRNKLLNCRELETRVRTGRENLKKAKKDYDKTEDDLKSLQSVGQIIGEVLRPLDSERFIVKASSGPRYVVGCRSKVDKEKLTAATRVVLDMTTLTIMRTLPREVDPVVYNMLHEDPGNVSYSAVGGLSDQIRELRESIELPLMNPELFLRVGIKPPKGVLLYGPPGTGKTLLARAIASNIDANFLKIVSSAIIDKYIGESARLIREMFNYAREHQPCIIFMDEIDAIGGRRFSEGTSADREIQRTLMELLNQLDGFDELGKVKMIMATNRPDVLDPALLRPGRLDRKIEIPLPNEQSRTEVLKIHAAGIAKHGEIDYEAVVKLAEGFNGADLRNVCTEAGMAAIRAERDYVIHEDFMKAVRKLNDAKKLESSAHYSADFGKD; encoded by the exons ATGGCCGaggccgacgacgccgccgccgcccgccggcgcacGGTCATCACGGAGTACCGCAACAAGCTCCTGAACTGCCGCGAGCTGGAGACGAGGGTCCGCACAG GTAGGGAAAACCTAAAGAAGGCGAAGAAAGATTACGATAAAACTGAAGATGATTTGAAGTCCTTGCAGAGTGTGGGCCAAATCATTGGTGAAGTACTTCGACCATTGGACAGTGAAAGAT TTATCGTCAAAGCCAGTAGTGGCCCACGTTATGTGGTTGGCTGCAGAAGCAAAGTTGACAAAGAAAAGCTGACAGCTGCAACACGAGTTGTCCTTGACATGACAACATTAACAATAATGCGCACTCTACCACGTGAG GTTGATCCCGTGGTCTATAACATGCTACACGAAGACCCCGGCAATGTCAGTTACTCAGCTGTAGGTGGACTGTCGGATCAAATAAGGGAGCTGCGGGAGTCCATCGAGTTACCTCTTATGAATCCAGAATTGTTTCTTCGTGTTGGGATTAAACCACCAAAG GGCGTTCTGCTCTATGGCCCACCTGGAACGGGAAAGACATTGCTTGCTAGAGCCATTGCTAGCAACATCGATGCTAACTTTTTAAAG ATTGTTTCAAGTGCTATCATTGACAAATATATTGGTGAAAGTGCACGTCTTATAAGAGAAATGTTTAACTATGCACGTGAGCATCAA CCATGTATTATTTTCATGGATGAGATTGATGCCATTGGTGGCCGAAGATTCAGTGAGGGCACTAGTGCAGATCGTGAAATACAACGGACATTGATGGAGCTCCTAAATCAGTTGGATGGATTCGATGAGCTCGGAAAG GTGAAGATGATCATGGCGACGAACCGGCCTGATGTCTTGGACCCTGCGCTCCTTCGTCCTGGACGCCTAGACCGGAAGATAGAGATTCCGCTGCCGAATGAGCAATCCAGGACGGAGGTCCTGAAAATCCATGCAGCTGGTATCGCCAAGCATGGCGAAATTGATTACGAGGCTGTGGTTAAGCTGGCCGAG GGCTTCAATGGCGCTGATCTTCGCAATGTCTGCACTGAGGCTGGCATGGCCGCCATTCGAGCAGAGCGTGACTACGTCATCCACGAAGACTTCATGAAG GCAGTTCGGAAGTTGAATGACGCCAAGAAGCTCGAGTCCAGCGCACACTACAGCGCCGACTTTGGCAAGGACTAA
- the LOC123165042 gene encoding 26S proteasome regulatory subunit S10B homolog B isoform X1, which yields MAEADDAAAARRRTVITEYRNKLLNCRELETRVRTGRENLKKAKKDYDKTEDDLKSLQSVGQIIGEVLRPLDSERFIVKASSGPRYVVGCRSKVDKEKLTAATRVVLDMTTLTIMRTLPREVDPVVYNMLHEDPGNVSYSAVGGLSDQIRELRESIELPLMNPELFLRVGIKPPKGVLLYGPPGTGKTLLARAIASNIDANFLKIVSSAIIDKYIGESARLIREMFNYAREHQPCIIFMDEIDAIGGRRFSEGTSADREIQRTLMELLNQLDGFDELGKVKMIMATNRPDVLDPALLRPGRLDRKIEIPLPNEQSRTEVLKIHAAGIAKHGEIDYEAVVKLAEGFNGADLRNVCTEAGMAAIRAERDYVIHEDFMKVGCHLLSFYLFILIQLSRHSLQCLAKWLQAVRKLNDAKKLESSAHYSADFGKD from the exons ATGGCCGaggccgacgacgccgccgccgcccgccggcgcacGGTCATCACGGAGTACCGCAACAAGCTCCTGAACTGCCGCGAGCTGGAGACGAGGGTCCGCACAG GTAGGGAAAACCTAAAGAAGGCGAAGAAAGATTACGATAAAACTGAAGATGATTTGAAGTCCTTGCAGAGTGTGGGCCAAATCATTGGTGAAGTACTTCGACCATTGGACAGTGAAAGAT TTATCGTCAAAGCCAGTAGTGGCCCACGTTATGTGGTTGGCTGCAGAAGCAAAGTTGACAAAGAAAAGCTGACAGCTGCAACACGAGTTGTCCTTGACATGACAACATTAACAATAATGCGCACTCTACCACGTGAG GTTGATCCCGTGGTCTATAACATGCTACACGAAGACCCCGGCAATGTCAGTTACTCAGCTGTAGGTGGACTGTCGGATCAAATAAGGGAGCTGCGGGAGTCCATCGAGTTACCTCTTATGAATCCAGAATTGTTTCTTCGTGTTGGGATTAAACCACCAAAG GGCGTTCTGCTCTATGGCCCACCTGGAACGGGAAAGACATTGCTTGCTAGAGCCATTGCTAGCAACATCGATGCTAACTTTTTAAAG ATTGTTTCAAGTGCTATCATTGACAAATATATTGGTGAAAGTGCACGTCTTATAAGAGAAATGTTTAACTATGCACGTGAGCATCAA CCATGTATTATTTTCATGGATGAGATTGATGCCATTGGTGGCCGAAGATTCAGTGAGGGCACTAGTGCAGATCGTGAAATACAACGGACATTGATGGAGCTCCTAAATCAGTTGGATGGATTCGATGAGCTCGGAAAG GTGAAGATGATCATGGCGACGAACCGGCCTGATGTCTTGGACCCTGCGCTCCTTCGTCCTGGACGCCTAGACCGGAAGATAGAGATTCCGCTGCCGAATGAGCAATCCAGGACGGAGGTCCTGAAAATCCATGCAGCTGGTATCGCCAAGCATGGCGAAATTGATTACGAGGCTGTGGTTAAGCTGGCCGAG GGCTTCAATGGCGCTGATCTTCGCAATGTCTGCACTGAGGCTGGCATGGCCGCCATTCGAGCAGAGCGTGACTACGTCATCCACGAAGACTTCATGAAGGTGGGGTGTCATTTGCTTTCTTTCTACCTGTTCATCCTAATACAGTTGAGTCGGCACTCACTACAATGTCTGGCAAAATGGTTGCAGGCAGTTCGGAAGTTGAATGACGCCAAGAAGCTCGAGTCCAGCGCACACTACAGCGCCGACTTTGGCAAGGACTAA